The Candidatus Amarolinea dominans DNA segment GGACGACGGTGTCGAGCGCGCCCTCCATGATGCCAAAATCAATCGTTTCGCTGCGAATCTGCATCCAGGCCGGGACCCAGGCTACGTCTGCAGCCGGCTGGTTGAGCGACGCCGCGATCGCGGCCAACTGGGCGCTCAGTTCGGGCATCTGGCGGGCAATCTCAGCGAGGATGCTGTCCGCGCGCCACAGGAACATGCCGCTGTTCCAGGAGAACTGGCCGCTCTGCACGAAACGCTCGGCCGTCTCACGATTGGGCTTTTCGGTAAAACGCAGCACCCGGTAGGCGGTCAGGCCATCCAGCGTGGTGATTTCCGGGCCCCGCTCCACATAGCCATAGCCGGTTTCAGCATAGGCCGGTGTGATGCCCAGGGTGACGAGGCGCCCCGGTGTGGTCGCCACCTCCGCGGCGGCGAGCAGGGCGCGACGAAAGGTTTCCTTACGTGCAATCAAATGGTCGGCCGTGAGAATGGCCATCACCGCGTCGGGGTCGCGCTGACGCAGGAGCGCAGCAGCCAGGCCAATCGCGGGCGCTGTTCCGCGCCCGGCCGGCTCCCCAATGACGTTGGCGCGGGGAATAGCCGGCGCCTGCTCGCTCACCAGGTCAACGTAGCGGGCATTGGTGATGACCAGGACCCGCTCCGCCGGGATGATGGGCGCGATGCGGGCGTAGGCCTCTTGCAGCATGGTGCCTTCGCCCGTGAGATCGAGGAATTGCTTGGGGTGAGCCTGGCGGCTGCGCGGCCACAGGCGGGTGCCGCCGCCGCCGGCCAGAATGACGGCGTACAGGTGTTCGTTACGGTGCATCGTCAAAGACCTCTCTGTCCTGGCGCTGACATGGCGCTTTGCGCAGCCCGGGCTACGCATGCGCCAGTATAGCACGGTGGGCGCTGCCAGGCCAAACTGACGCAGCAGTTCCAAATGTAGCACACATTCAACCACAAAGATACTGTGTTGAATGTCAAGTTTCGAGTTGGCGCTGGTTGAGAGCGCAAGGTATGCTGTGAGCTAGGTAGCAGCGCCAGGCTGCATAACGAGCTTTAGGTAATCGGGATCAAAGGGTTTGCGGTGTTTGAGGACACCAAAGACAATGTGCAACAGTTTACGCATGGCGGCGGCAACAACGACCATCTTAGGTTTTTTCTGCTCAGCGAGACGCTCACAGAAACTATGCACCAATGGATTGTGAGATTTTGCCGAGAGAGCTGGGAAGTAAAGGGCTTTACGGAGGACGGCATTACCGATTTTGGACAGTTTAGGTTTGTGACGCACCGAGGTGCCAGACGTGCGACGACTGGGACAAAGGCCGGCGTAGGCGGCGAGTTGAGTAGCATCATCAAAGCGGTTGATGTCCTTGATCTCGGCGATCAGCTTAGCAGCGGTGGTATCGCCGATACCGGGGATGGAAACGAGCAGGTCTCGCTGTTGCTTGAGGTCAGGATGTTGATCGAGATGATCAGCGATCTGACGTTCAAGATCAGCGATTTGGGTATTGAGGAAAGTGATATGCTGCTCGATGGCCTTGACGACAGCGGGGGCCGTAACGCCAGACTGAAGGCGGTTGCGCTCCTCGGTGCGCATGTCGAGTAATGATTCGAGATGTCGAGTCATCATTTGCAGATCACGTATGGCTGGAGGAGGCGGCTGCCACGGATCAGGATTCTGGGTACGACAAAAATCAGCAATCACAGCGGCGTCAAGGCTGTCGGTCTTATTGCGTTTCAATTGGCTGGCAGCATAGGATGCAATTCGACGTGGATTGACCACACTCACGGTCAAGCCCTCCTTGTGAAGAAACTCGGCCAGTTCATCTCCATAACGACCGGTTGCTTCCATGCAAGCGTGGACATTGCTCCCGCCATGTTTCTTCAGCCATTTGCTCAATTTTTCGTACCCAACTTGATTGTTGCTTGTCTGGAACGGTGTAGAGCGATTTTCCTGTGTAAGGAACGCATCAAAAGTGTCTTTTGATATGTCAATACCCAGGTATGCTTGCATTATTGTAGCCATCTTCTTGTCTCCTTTCAGCGTGCTATGGCGGAGGCCAGACCCGTGTCAACGCGTAGTCTTATCAATCCAAGCTCATGTCTGCTACGACCAATCGGCTTGAGATACTGTTCGTGCTCGGACACGGGCTAGAAGAGAGGATCTTAATCTTTGCGACTGATTCGCTGATCCTAAGCACAAAACGGATTCACTCTCTTCTTGGCCCATCCGTCCTACCAGTGTTGAGATGCGCCGTCCGACGACAACCTCATCACTGATGAACTAACAATAGAATTCTAGCACATATTTGGCTTGACCATCGTCTTCGCATCCAGCCGGATGTTGGAGGGATCGGGGGATTGTCAGTGTCTGTCGCCTTCAACGTTCCTGTGTCGCTGACAACCTTTCTCACCGACCATGATCTCTCTGCGGTGTCAAAGACATGGCTCTGTTTGTATCGTTTCTTGTTTCCCCCATATCATATAAGAGCACAAAGAACACAAAGAAACGGCAGATCAGACGCAAATCAGCAACTTCTCTGCGTTCTTTGTGATCTCTACGGTGGGCGCTGCCAGGCCAAACTGACGCAGCAGTTCCAAATGTAGCACACATTCAACCACAAAGAGCACAAAGAACACAAAGAAACGGCAGATCAGACGCAAATCAGCAACTTCTCTGCGTTCTTTGTGATCTCTGTGGTTAAAAACCAGGCTTCATTTGGAACCGCTGAAACTGACGCCCGCCCATCCCAGGCGAAGGTTAGTATCTTACCAGCTTCTGCCCTGGCAGAGCACGACCACAGGATTGGGAAGTTGTTTCTTGACAAGCCCTAATCGCTGTGCTACGCTTTCTTGGAGTATTTATCATGAGCTTAACGAAATTGAGCGAATCATCAACGAGCGATACGACGAAATCATCATCGCCTGGCGCCATGAACAGGCTAAGCGGCACAATCGCTAAGGTCAGGATCACCATTGACCCCGAGTTCAGGCCTTATGCGCCCGTGCTCATTCCCGACCTGGATGCCGTGAGAGCGTTAGCTGAACAGGTTCATCAGCAGAACAAATACTGGCAGGGTGAAGCATTCGGATGGGACGTGGAATATCACCCATCCCGACCCGAACCACCGCCGCACTCGAAGATGCAGTTTACGCCGGCAGATTTCTGGATAGGGGATGCCACTATTTGGGGATTCTCCATGATGTGGGAACGCGGTGATGACAAACCGCCGGTGGAAACGGTATCCGATGGCAACATCGTCGAGGAACTACAGCCTGTATAACTGGTTCACAGGTCCGGCATCATAGACGCAAGAGGCGTAACTGCTCAGCCTGCCTGGAATTCAGACAGGATTCGTAACTGCTCAGCCTGCCTGAAAACAGGGAGGGGTCGACAGGGGGGGAGGGGATGGATCTCGTGCCGAAGTTTTGCCACACAGGCAAGAATCCTGTACATCCTGTTCATCCTGTCCAAATCGGCCCGCAGGGTGAGCAGTTACAAATTGTATCAATAAGTGCCAGCGTCAACTGGCGCGTGCTGACCGGGCTGTCTGCGGTTTCCTGATTGGGGCCGACGCAGGCCGGGCAGCCGCCGCGACAGCCGCAGGCCATGACCAGGTCACGTGCGGCCTGCAGCAGGGTGGTGTGCAGCTCGAAGAGCCGCGGGGCAAGGCCGATGCCGCCGGGGATGCGGTCGTACAACGTGATCGTCGGCAGGCCGTTGTGCTGGCTCTTGAAATCGTGCGTCGCGCCCAGGTCACGCGGATCGCACATCAGGTGCAGCGGCGCCACGTTGACCAGGGCGTAGGCGAGACCGGCCAGACCGCTGCGCACGTGGACGATCATCTCCGCACGGCGATGGCAGGTCCGGCAGAGGGTGGTCAGATTCTCCGGCCGGTTGGCCTCCAGGTAGGCCTGGTTGCCCAACGGCGGCGGGCCGGGGATGTAGCCAAAGAAACGAAAGGGGACGCGGTGATGCACATCGTGCTGGCGCGCGGGCGTCTCCGCGGCGCCACAGCCTGTGCAGCGATAGCCGTCACGCGCCCGCACGTGGCCCCGCTGCTCCTGCCAGTTGGGGCCATAGTCCAGAATCGGCTCGTCCCACCACAGGCCCTGGCTACGCAAACTCTCACTGGCTTCCTCCGGCAAGCTGAGCCAATAGGCCGTGGTGTCCATGCGCTGTTCAGGGAGTTCAATCGTCCCAGTGCCCAGGGTTTCCTGCGTGTAGAGCCGGACTTTGCGGTAGGTGGTGGCCTGGGTAGTGACGGTGACTTCGCCCTGGCCACGCAGGCTGCTGCCCAGCCGTTCTTGTTTCTCCTCACGACGCACCAGCACCGTGGTGGTGCTGCTGGCTTCCGTGTAATACTCCAGGCTGACAGGCTGCACAAAGGCCTGCCCGGCCGGCCAATCCAAGCGCGTCACCAGGTAGCTGCTGCCTTCGTGCAGATAAATCGCCCCTTCGTGCAACAACAGCGGCACGCTGAAACGGTCGAGCACGCCGATGACCGGCGCGGCGGCCGCGGTCGGGGCTGCGGCGTCGGCGGCCAGAATGGTGACGGTGTCATTGCCGGCCGCACGCAGTGACACCTGGCGCGCCGGCTGGTTCTCGTTCATCCAGTACCAGGCGTCGCCGCTCTGATGCAGCAGCCCCTGCTGCGCCAGGTAGGCCAGCAGTTCCTGCGTGAAAGCAACCTGTCCAAAAGTTTCAGCGGTCGTCAGCGGCAGCTCGAAGGCCGCGCACTGCAAGTGATTCAAGAGAATGACCAGGTTGTCGGGGTTGATGTAGGCACGCTCCGGACTTTGCTCGAAGAAGTAGCGCGGATGGGTGATGACGTACTGATCGAGCGCGCCCGGGCCGGCAATGAGGATGGCCGCGGCCACCCCCTGACGACGCCCGGCCCGGCCCATCTGCTGCCAGGTGCTGGCAATGGCGCCGGGGAATCCGGTCAACACGGCCGCGCCCATTTGACCGATGTCCACCCCCAATTCGAGGGCGTTGGTGGCAATCACGGCGCGCACCCGACCCTGGCGCAGGCCGGTTTCGATGGCCCGCCGTTCTTCCGGCAGATAGCCTCCACGATAGCCGCGCACGGCATCCGGGTCAACCTGGTGCTGCGCGCCGCCCGGCTGTTGGCGGGCTGTGGGCAAAGGCCGTTGCACGCGGCGCCGCAGATAGGTCAGCAGCAGTTCGGTGGTCAGCCGGCTACGCGCAAAGACGATCGTCTGCACCCCGTGCGCCAGGAAATGAGCAGCCAGGCGTTCAGCCTCCAGAACGCTGGAGCGCCGCAGGCCCAGGTCGCGATCTACCACGGGCGGGTTGTATAGGACTACGTGACGCGTGCCCTGCGGCGAGCCGTCACGGTCCAGCAGGCGCACCGGCGCTTCCAGCAGGCGTTCTGCCAGCTCTTGCGGGTTGCCGATCGTGGCCGAGGTGCAGATGAACTGCGGCGCACTGCCATAGAACTGGCAGAGGCGGCGCAGGCGGCGCAGCACGTTGGCGACATGGCTGCCAAACACCCCGCGGTAGGTGTGCAGTTCATCCAGCACAATGAAGCGCAGATGCGTAAACCAGGCGGCCCATGACGGGTGGTTGGGCAGGATGCCGGTGTGCAGCATGTCCGGGTTGGTGAGCAGGATGCGCGCCTGGCTGCGAATGGTGCGACGTTGGCCGGCCGGGGTGTCGCCATCGTAAGTGCTGGCGCGGATCGGCGCAGCGGTCGGGCCTGATTCCGCGGCGTGGAGGGTGGTCAGCAAGGTGTTCAGTTCGGCCAACTGATCCTGGGCCAGGGCCTTGGTGGGGAAAAGGTAGATGGCGCGGCCCTGCGGCTGCTGCAGAAGGGTGTGCAGGACCGGCAGGTTGTAACACAGGGTTTTGCCTGACGCCGTGGCGGTGACGATGACCAGGTTCTCGCCGGCCAGGGCGGTTTCCAACGCCTCAGCCTGGTGCGTGTACAGGTGGGTCAGGCCGCGCTGCTGCAGCGCCTGGCGCAGGCGCGGGTCGAGCGCGGTCGGAATGGGCGCGAATTGCCCGGCGCGGGCTGGCAGCTCCTGCCAGGCAGTTACCTGGCGCATGAAGTCGGCGTCCTGCCGCAACTCAGCCAGGCAATCCTCGATGCTCATGGCAATGGCTCCCGCCGGCGCGCTATGGCCGGCTGCTCCCGCCCATGATGGGTTGAGGCACGGGAGTGGCCGGCTGGATGACCGGCAGGGTGTGGAGGCGCGTGCCCAACTCGATCTGCGCCGCATTTTCGGCCGTGACGCCGTTGGGGACATCGGTGACGCCGTTGGCCCAGAGCAAGAAGTTGACCACGCGCCAATACTGGGTTGGGGTCAAATCGCCCGGCGCAGAGTAGGGCATGGTGAGCGAGACGTAATCGTACAAAACCTGGGCGTTGGCAAAACGACGCAGGGCGCCGGCAGAGACCACGGCCGGCGCGTAGTTGTTGGGTATTTGGAAACCTTCCGGCGGATGGTCACGGCCGTGGCACTTGGCAGAGGCGCAGTTCTGGTGCTCCTCGTCCCAGGTGGCGCGCCAGGCTGCGGTGAGTCCCTGGCCCACGTCGCCATGACAGGTGGAGCAGCGCTGGGCGTAGACTTCGACGCCGGTCTGGCCGGGGGGAGTGGGTGTGCCGGCAAAACGATAGGGCGCCACATCCGGCGGTTGAGCCAACCAGGCTGCGACCGCGACGCCGGCCACGATGACAAGCAAGAGGGGAGCGATTAGACTTGTTTTCATAGTTGAGGCGTTCAGGCAGAAACCCTGTTAATCCTGTCAATCCTGTCCAACAAAAAGCCCGGCTGTCACCGCCGGGCTTGATGTACAAGGCTGCCATGGTTGGCTGTTAGCTGGTACCCTTCAGGCGTGGGTCGAGCGCGTCGCGCAGACCATCGCCCAGGAAGTTGAAGGCGAACATCGTAATGGCCAGGGCCAGGGCGGGGAAGATGGCTTGGTTGGGATAGGTGCGTATCACCTGGGAGCCATCAGAAATCATCGAACCCCACGAGGGCGTCGGCGGATTGACCCCCAGGCCGATGAAGGAGAGAAACGCCTCCAGACTGATGTAACCGGGAATGGAGAGGCTTTCGGCCACGATCAGGGGGCCAATGATGTTGGGCATGATGTGGCGGAACATGATGGACATGTCTTTGGCGCCGATGGTGCGGGCCGCTTCGACATATTCCTTTTCACGGACTGACAGCACCTGGCCGCGGGAGAGGCGGGCCATCGTCTCCCAGGCGGTCAGTCCAATGCCCACGTAGATGAAGAGCACACCTCCCAGGGCGGCGTCCAGTTGACTGATCGCGTAACTAAAAGTGCCTGGCTCTGGTTTGGCGAAGGTGGAGCGGAAGAACGCCATGAGCAGAATGATGAACAGGATCTGCGGGAAGGCGTAGAGAATGTCCACGATGCGCATCATGATGTTGTCAACACGACCGCCCAGGTAGCCGGAAACGCTGCCAAAGATCACGCCGATCAGCAGGCTCACCAATGGACCGATGATGGCCACGGTGAGGGAGATGCGCGAGCCGAAGACGATGCGGCTGAAAATATCGCGGCCCACATAGTCGGCCCCGACAGGATAGTCCGCGCTGTACCTGGCGTAGGGCTTCATGGAGGTAAAGATGGTGGGCACCCAGGTAGGCACTTTGTTGACATCCAGCAGCGTCTGGTCAGAAAATGACCTGGGCGCAATGAAGGGGGCGCCCACAGCCAGAACAATGAGCAGGAAGATGATCGCCATGCCCATGACGGCTGCGCGATTGCGGATGAGCCGGCGGAAGGCCTCAGCCCACAAGCTGTCGCCCTTGCGCGCCAAGTTGATCGTGACGGCGCTGCTATTTTGTGTACTCATTTGCGAGGCTCCTCTTCCGAATTTAGGCGTAGCGGATACGCGGATCCAGGAAGCCGTAGAGAACGTCCACGACCAGGTTGGCGATGACCAGCAGGATGGCGTAGAGCAGAATCGTGCCCATGATCACGGGGTAATCACGGTTGGTGATACTGGTAACGAAGTATTTGCCCATCCCCGGAATACCAAAGATGGTTTCGGTGACAAAGGTACCGGTCACTAAGCCGGCAAACATCGGTCCCAGGATGGTGACCACAGGGATGAGCGAATTCTTGAGCGCGTGGCGTGTCACCACCGTGCGCTCGGTCAGGCCCTTGGCGCGCGCCGTGCGGATGTAGTCTTCGCGGACCACCTGGAGTAAGCTGGCGCGTGTCAGGCGGGCGATGATGGCGGAGCTGCCCAGCCCCAGCGCGATACAGGGCATGGCTGCATAGCGGAAAAAATCCGGCCCCAGGTTGGAGGGCAGAAAACCGAGCACGAACGGCGGTTGAGCGCCCCAGCCGGTGGGTGGCAGCCACTTGAGGGTGACACCAAAGATCCACACCAGGATCGGCCCCATCACGATGACCGGCACCGAGACACCGAAAATAGCGACACCCATGCCGAGATAGTCAAAAAACGAATTCTGTTTGAGAGCAGCCAGGATGCCAAGTGGCATACCGATAATCACCGCTACGATGAGGGCGATGAGGCCCAGTTGCGCGGAGATGGGGAATTGCTGGCGGAAGATATCATTGACTGTGCGGCTGCGTGACGTAAACGACGGCCCAAAATTCATCCATTTGATCCACTGCTTGTCACCCACCTTGATGTTGACGATGGCGTCATCCAGGAGAGAGGTGTTGGGCGGTACAGAGGAGAGCTTGGGCACAATCACGTTGGACAGATAGTCAAAATACTGTTTGTAGAGGGGATCGTTCAGATGATAGCGCTTGTCCAAGATCGCAATGATCTCAGGCGGCAAGGCTTTCTCTTTGTCGAACGGGCCACCGGGCACAGAGTGCATGAGGGTAAACGTGATGGCTGACACCACAAACATGGTGAGCACCATCCAGAGCAGGCGGCGTACGATGTAACGTCCCATTTTCTGCGGTCTCCTTTATCCATCAGCGTGCAGCAAAGAAGGTGGGTAGGCGTTCAGACCCTCACCCCCCCGGCCCCCTCTCCCGTCGTGGAAAAGCACACGACGGGAGAGGGGGGTAGGGGGTGAGGGCTTACGGTGGAAGTTCTGTCATCCTGAAATGAGGCGAAAGGACATCTTGCGCACAGATGGGGCAGCCGCGGCCAGTCGCTTCGCTGCCTTCAGCATGACACAACGCATTGCCGGCGGCGGTGAGATGGCGAACATGTCCGCCATCTCACCGCACAGAGGGTGAGAGAAGCACTGCTCCTCCCACCCCATTGGATCAACTTACTGCGTGATGTCCCACTTCTCGTAGGACTCATGGCCAGAGGCCGAGAAGGTGCGGACGACGTACGGCTTGGTCACTGTGTTGCGCGTGTACCAGTAGATCGGTGCAATCGCAGCGTCAGTGTTGACCAGGATGTCTTCCGCCTGCGCGTAGAGCTCGAGGCGCTTCGCAGGATCTGCCTCGACTGCAGCCTTCAGGACGATCTCCTGGAACGTATCGTTCTGCCAGTTGATGCCGCCACCCTCGGTCGGGTTCGCAGAACCACCCTTGATGAACACTTCGCGGGTGAAGTTGTTGGCATCCGGGTAATCCTGGCACCAGCCCAGACGGTAGATCTGCGGCGTACCGATCGGATCACGGATCGTCTGCAAGAAGACCTTCCATTCCTGGTTGGTCACCTTGATATCAACGCCCAGGTTGGTCTTCCACATCTGCTGGATGGCCTCAGCAATCTTCTTATGGCCGGAAGAGGTGTTGAACATCAGGGTGATATCCAGCTTGTCCTTGGTCAGACCCTTTTCGGCCAGGTACTCATCCAGGTTCTTGTTGGCCGCGGCGACATCGAACTTGATACCCAGATCCGGGTGATCCGCCATGGTCGGTGCAGCAGCCAGGCCGGGGCGAGCAAACCACTGCGCCGGCTCCTGGCCACCCTTGAGCACGTTGTCAATCAGGCTCTGGCGGTCAATGGACTGGGAGAGGGCACGGCGCACGCGGGCGTCGTCCACAAACGGAGCCTGGGTGTTGAAGCCATAGTAGTAGGTACACAGGTTCGGGGCCGTCACATACTGCTTGGACAGGTCAGGGTCAGCCTTGACGCGATCAATGTCGGCCAGCGGCACACTGGTGCTATCCAGATTGCCGGCTTCGTACTCGGAGAAGGCGGCCGTTTCATCCAGCATCGAGAAGACCACTTCGTCCACCTTGGGCTGAGGCACGGCATCGGTACCGGGCCAGAAGGGATTCTTGACGATGCTCAACTGCGAGTCATGGATCCAGCTCTTCAGCGTAAAGGGGCCATAGCTCTGGAAGAAGCCAGGCTCGGTCCAGCGATCGCCGCGGGCGTCGGTGCAGTCGCTGCCATCAATGACCCAACTGGGCTGCGCATGAGCGACCCACAGGCCGATGATGTTGGCATTGTAGGCAGCAGCTTCGTTGAAGTCAACCTTCAGGGTGTAGGTGTCAACCACTGTGACGCCCACCGTGGCTGTGTCGGTGACCGTGCCACTGTTGAAGTCGGTGGCGCCGGCAACGGCGAAGCTCAGCACGTACGCGTAGTCAGAGGCGGTTTCAGGCTTGAGTGTGCGCAGAATGCCATACTGGAAGTCATAGGCATTGACCATGCGGTCCGCGCCGTTGCAGTCCTGAACCTTGTTGACGACGTTCTTGGCGCCATCATACTTGACCCACGGCACATCATTGCGCAGTTGGAAGGTGTAGCTCT contains these protein-coding regions:
- a CDS encoding mannose-1-phosphate guanylyltransferase → MLHLELLRQFGLAAPTVLYWRMRSPGCAKRHVSARTERSLTMHRNEHLYAVILAGGGGTRLWPRSRQAHPKQFLDLTGEGTMLQEAYARIAPIIPAERVLVITNARYVDLVSEQAPAIPRANVIGEPAGRGTAPAIGLAAALLRQRDPDAVMAILTADHLIARKETFRRALLAAAEVATTPGRLVTLGITPAYAETGYGYVERGPEITTLDGLTAYRVLRFTEKPNRETAERFVQSGQFSWNSGMFLWRADSILAEIARQMPELSAQLAAIAASLNQPAADVAWVPAWMQIRSETIDFGIMEGALDTVVLPVDIGWNDVGSWAALADELPANEQGNVVQGPHILLDTHDSFVFSEQRLIAAIGLQRMIVIDTADALLICPRERAQEVKGITEALKERGLSAYLA
- a CDS encoding IS110 family transposase; this translates as MMQAYLGIDISKDTFDAFLTQENRSTPFQTSNNQVGYEKLSKWLKKHGGSNVHACMEATGRYGDELAEFLHKEGLTVSVVNPRRIASYAASQLKRNKTDSLDAAVIADFCRTQNPDPWQPPPPAIRDLQMMTRHLESLLDMRTEERNRLQSGVTAPAVVKAIEQHITFLNTQIADLERQIADHLDQHPDLKQQRDLLVSIPGIGDTTAAKLIAEIKDINRFDDATQLAAYAGLCPSRRTSGTSVRHKPKLSKIGNAVLRKALYFPALSAKSHNPLVHSFCERLAEQKKPKMVVVAAAMRKLLHIVFGVLKHRKPFDPDYLKLVMQPGAAT
- a CDS encoding DEAD/DEAH box helicase, which translates into the protein MSIEDCLAELRQDADFMRQVTAWQELPARAGQFAPIPTALDPRLRQALQQRGLTHLYTHQAEALETALAGENLVIVTATASGKTLCYNLPVLHTLLQQPQGRAIYLFPTKALAQDQLAELNTLLTTLHAAESGPTAAPIRASTYDGDTPAGQRRTIRSQARILLTNPDMLHTGILPNHPSWAAWFTHLRFIVLDELHTYRGVFGSHVANVLRRLRRLCQFYGSAPQFICTSATIGNPQELAERLLEAPVRLLDRDGSPQGTRHVVLYNPPVVDRDLGLRRSSVLEAERLAAHFLAHGVQTIVFARSRLTTELLLTYLRRRVQRPLPTARQQPGGAQHQVDPDAVRGYRGGYLPEERRAIETGLRQGRVRAVIATNALELGVDIGQMGAAVLTGFPGAIASTWQQMGRAGRRQGVAAAILIAGPGALDQYVITHPRYFFEQSPERAYINPDNLVILLNHLQCAAFELPLTTAETFGQVAFTQELLAYLAQQGLLHQSGDAWYWMNENQPARQVSLRAAGNDTVTILAADAAAPTAAAAPVIGVLDRFSVPLLLHEGAIYLHEGSSYLVTRLDWPAGQAFVQPVSLEYYTEASSTTTVLVRREEKQERLGSSLRGQGEVTVTTQATTYRKVRLYTQETLGTGTIELPEQRMDTTAYWLSLPEEASESLRSQGLWWDEPILDYGPNWQEQRGHVRARDGYRCTGCGAAETPARQHDVHHRVPFRFFGYIPGPPPLGNQAYLEANRPENLTTLCRTCHRRAEMIVHVRSGLAGLAYALVNVAPLHLMCDPRDLGATHDFKSQHNGLPTITLYDRIPGGIGLAPRLFELHTTLLQAARDLVMACGCRGGCPACVGPNQETADSPVSTRQLTLALIDTICNCSPCGPIWTG
- a CDS encoding c-type cytochrome, with protein sequence MKTSLIAPLLLVIVAGVAVAAWLAQPPDVAPYRFAGTPTPPGQTGVEVYAQRCSTCHGDVGQGLTAAWRATWDEEHQNCASAKCHGRDHPPEGFQIPNNYAPAVVSAGALRRFANAQVLYDYVSLTMPYSAPGDLTPTQYWRVVNFLLWANGVTDVPNGVTAENAAQIELGTRLHTLPVIQPATPVPQPIMGGSSRP
- a CDS encoding ABC transporter permease — encoded protein: MSTQNSSAVTINLARKGDSLWAEAFRRLIRNRAAVMGMAIIFLLIVLAVGAPFIAPRSFSDQTLLDVNKVPTWVPTIFTSMKPYARYSADYPVGADYVGRDIFSRIVFGSRISLTVAIIGPLVSLLIGVIFGSVSGYLGGRVDNIMMRIVDILYAFPQILFIILLMAFFRSTFAKPEPGTFSYAISQLDAALGGVLFIYVGIGLTAWETMARLSRGQVLSVREKEYVEAARTIGAKDMSIMFRHIMPNIIGPLIVAESLSIPGYISLEAFLSFIGLGVNPPTPSWGSMISDGSQVIRTYPNQAIFPALALAITMFAFNFLGDGLRDALDPRLKGTS
- a CDS encoding ABC transporter permease; the encoded protein is MGRYIVRRLLWMVLTMFVVSAITFTLMHSVPGGPFDKEKALPPEIIAILDKRYHLNDPLYKQYFDYLSNVIVPKLSSVPPNTSLLDDAIVNIKVGDKQWIKWMNFGPSFTSRSRTVNDIFRQQFPISAQLGLIALIVAVIIGMPLGILAALKQNSFFDYLGMGVAIFGVSVPVIVMGPILVWIFGVTLKWLPPTGWGAQPPFVLGFLPSNLGPDFFRYAAMPCIALGLGSSAIIARLTRASLLQVVREDYIRTARAKGLTERTVVTRHALKNSLIPVVTILGPMFAGLVTGTFVTETIFGIPGMGKYFVTSITNRDYPVIMGTILLYAILLVIANLVVDVLYGFLDPRIRYA
- a CDS encoding peptide ABC transporter substrate-binding protein, with the translated sequence MRSTKRTVLLAVLVIASLVLSACGGAAPTPAKETVVVEVTKVVEKTVVVEKTVVVEVTAVPPVGPKVLRQNFGAGDVPTIDPALSSDTSSVQVVDSTTVGLTRLEEVTSALNPGMATKWDISADGKSYTFQLRNDVPWVKYDGAKNVVNKVQDCNGADRMVNAYDFQYGILRTLKPETASDYAYVLSFAVAGATDFNSGTVTDTATVGVTVVDTYTLKVDFNEAAAYNANIIGLWVAHAQPSWVIDGSDCTDARGDRWTEPGFFQSYGPFTLKSWIHDSQLSIVKNPFWPGTDAVPQPKVDEVVFSMLDETAAFSEYEAGNLDSTSVPLADIDRVKADPDLSKQYVTAPNLCTYYYGFNTQAPFVDDARVRRALSQSIDRQSLIDNVLKGGQEPAQWFARPGLAAAPTMADHPDLGIKFDVAAANKNLDEYLAEKGLTKDKLDITLMFNTSSGHKKIAEAIQQMWKTNLGVDIKVTNQEWKVFLQTIRDPIGTPQIYRLGWCQDYPDANNFTREVFIKGGSANPTEGGGINWQNDTFQEIVLKAAVEADPAKRLELYAQAEDILVNTDAAIAPIYWYTRNTVTKPYVVRTFSASGHESYEKWDITQ